DNA sequence from the Thermus tengchongensis genome:
CTCCTGGAGCACGGCCTTGGCGGCCTCCTGCTCCCTTTCCAGTTCCCGCAGGAGGGCCTCCACCTGGCCCAGGGTCCTCTCCACCTGGAGGAGGCCTTGGGGTCCCAGCCGGGAAAGCTTTTCCTGGGCGCTTCTCAGCACCGGCAGAAGGGACCTCAGGCGGCGGCCCGTTTCGCTCTGGAACCCCTCGAGGCGGGCGTAAGCCTGGAAGAAGGCGGTGAGGCGCGTGGTGAGCTCCTCCCGCTTGGCCTCCATCCGCCGCTTCAAGGCCTCCAGGGCCCGGGCGATGGGGGTGGGATCAGGGAGGGGCTTGCCCTTTTCCTCGGCGATGGCCCGCAAGATCCCTTCCCCCCCGAAACCGCGGAAGCGCTCCGCCAGGGCCTGGAGGCGGGAGAGCTCCGAAAGGGCTTCCTGCCGAGCCTTGGCCCTGGCCTCCTCCAGGCTGGTTTGCAGGGCTCCCAGATCGGGAAGGCTTCCTTGGGCTAGGAGGGTTTCCGCCTCGGCCACCTTTTCCTTAAGGCCCAGGGCCAGGGCCTCGGGCTTTAGGGCCTCCAGGGCCTTGGCTGCCTCGGCGAGCTTGGCCCTTAGGGCGGCCTCCTCCCCCTGGGCCTTGAGGAGCTCGGCATACCGGGCCCGCACCTCGGGCAGCCGTTGGGGAAGGGCTTCCAGGGGAAGCGCCCTCAATTCCTCCAGAAGGGGACGGAAGGCTTCTCCCTTTTCCTCCAGCTCCGCCACCAGGGCTTCCTTTTCCTGGAGGAGGCGCTTTTCCTCCTCCGCCTTGCGCTGGGCCTCCCCCTCCAGGCGCCTGAGCTCCTCCTCCAGGGGAACGAGGTCGGGGTAGCCTCCCTCCTCCAGGGTTTCCTCCGCCAGCTGCAAAGCCTGTTGCAGGGGGAGCTTGGCTTCCTCGGGCAGGGAAAGGAGGCGCAGGGTCTCCTGAAGCTGGATCAGGCGGGCCCGCTTTTCCGCCCGCAGGTTTTTCTCGGCCTCCTGGAAGGCTTCCTCCAGGGCCTTGAGCTTCTCCCCCACGGGGGTGCCCGCATCCAAAAGGGCCTGGACCTCGGCGAGGAGGGGGCTTACCGTGGCCCTTTCCACCAGGGGGGCGTAGCGGCTTAAGAGTTCCTCCAGCCTGCGTTTCTCCTCCTCCAACTCCAGGGCCAGGATCCGCTGGCTGGCCTCCTGGGACAGGGCCTCGAGGTCCACCAGAAGCTCCCCTTCCAGCTCGGAGGCCTCCTCCACGGTGAGGAAGACGTCGGTGGGATGGGAGGGTGTTTCCGCCTGGGGTGGGGTTTCCGGGGGAGTTTCCTGGGTTTCAAAGACGATCTCCGGCAGGGTGGGGGCCTTGACGGCGCTGGACTCCAGGAACTTCCGTAGCTCCAGGGCCAGGCTCCGGGCCCGCTCCACCTCTGCCTGGGCCAGGATGCCCTCCCCCTGGGCCTGGCGTATGGTTTCCACCAGGCTCTCGAGCCTTCGCACCTTGGGCCCCCCCAGGTGGCGCACCCTTTCCAGGGCCTCCTCCAGGTGAGCCAGGTCCTTGGCCTGGCGCAGGAGGGCCTCCTCCAGCTTCTCCTCCAGGGCCTCCAAAAGCTCCTCTCCCTCCGCCAAAAGCCCGGGGTCTGGGGCCTGGCGCAGGCGGTTGACCAGGGCCCGGAGGCGGGCCACCTCCGGCCAGTCCACGTAGAGCCCGAAGCGCTTCAAGCCCTGCTCCAGCTTGGCCAGCCTGGTCCCTTGGTCTCCGATCTGGGCCAGCACCCCCTCCACCAGCCGCCGGGCCTCCTCCGGGCGCATGCGGGCCTGGAGCTCACGGTAGACCAAGCCCTTCAAGAGGTGAGCCCCATCCGCTGGGGTGAGCTCGGAAGGCCGTTTGCCCAGGCGCTTTAGCCCCTCCTCCAACACCGCTACGGCCCTGGTGCCTAGGTGAGGGTGGATGGCTTCCAGGATGGTTCCGTAGACGTCCAGCATCCCTACGCTCCTTTCTCCAGCCTAAGGGGTTCGCCGAAGTAGAGCTTTTGGTGGGGGTAGGGGATCTCGATCCCCTCCCGGTCCAGGCGGTTTTTGATGCGGCGGCGGAACTCCCGGGCCACCGCCCATTGCTGGGCGGGCTTGGTGTTGAAGAGGACGCGGATGACCACGGCGCTGTCGGCCAGCTCCTGCACCCCAAGGACCTGGGGGGGCTCGGTGAACTTCTCCTGCCACTCGGGGTCTTGGAAGAAGCGCTCCACCTCGTCCTGGAAGACGGGGAGGACCCGCTCCAGGTCCTCCTTGTAGGCCACGCTCACGTCCACCACCGCCCGGGCCCACTCCTGGGTCATCACCGTCACCTGGCGCACCTCGGAGTTGGGGATGAAGTGGACCCGGCCCTCCAGGTCGCGGAGCACGGTGAGGCGCAGGTTGAAGCGCTCCACCACCCCCCCCACGCTCCCGATCTGCACGATGTCCCCCACCCCGTACTGGTCCTCCAGGAGGATGAAGAAGCCGTTGATGAAGTCCCGGATCAGGTTCTGGGCGGCGAAGCTGATGGCCAGGCCCGCCACCCCCGCCCCCGCCAGCAGGGCGGTGACGTTGAAGCCCAGGTTGGAAAGGAGGAAGAGCCCCCCCAGGGTGAGGATGGCCACCTTTAGCACCGAGTCGGCCACCGCCCTCAGGGTTTTGCGGCGCACCACTTCCCGGGTGAGCTCCCCTTCAGGCTCGGGGAGGCGGGCGAGGAGAAGGGGGATGAGGCGGTAGCCCAGGAAGGTGAGGCCCACCACCGCCAAAGCCGCCAGTCCCCGGCTTCCCAGCCACTGGGCGAGGGCCTTGCCCCAGGTGGCCAGGGGCTCCAGGGGCCAGGCGAGGGCGTGGGCCAGGTAGCTTAGGGCCAACAGGGCCACCACCCCCCACCAGAGGAAGCCCAGGGCCCGGAAGAAGCGGTCGTCCCGCTCCGTGGGGGTGAGGCGCCCTAGGGCGCTTAAGGCCCTGGCTCCGTAGCGGCCTAGAAGCCAGGCCAGGAGGAGGGCGAGGGCTACGTGTAGGGCCACCATGGTGGGAGTATATCCCCGGGTATATTGGGGGCATGGGAGGTTATATTCCTGAGCCCACCTTCACCCTCGAGGGCTGGCACATCCTCCACGACTTCCGCCGCCTGGACTATCCCGCTTGGTTTGCCGCTTCTCCCCAGGAGCGTCAGGCGGCCTGGGGGGAGCTTTCGGAAATCCTGGGGGAGTGGGAAAAGGTGGAGGCGGAGGGCAAAGGGTCCTTCGGCGTGTACCAGGTGATCACCCCCAAGGCCGACCTCCTCTTCCTGAACCTTAGGGAGAACCTGGATGCCCTCCTGGAGGTGGAGGCCAGGCTCAACAAGAGCCGTTTCGCCCGCTACTTAACCCCTGCCTACGGGTTTTACTCCGTGGTGGAGCTGGGGAGCCAGACGGGGCCTTTGGACCCCGAAGCCCCCTACATCAAGCCCCGCCTCACCCCCCAGGTGCCCAAGGGGGGGTATGTCTGCTTCTACCCCATGAACAAGCGCCGCCAGGGCCAGGACAACTGGTACCTGCTTCCCGCCCGGGAGAGGGCCGAGCTCATGAAGGCCCACGGGGAGACGGGCCGCAAGTACCAGGGGAAGGTCCTGCAGGTGATCAGCGGGGCCCAGGGCCTGGACGACTGGGAGTGGGGGGTGGACCTCTTCAGCGAGGACCCCATCCAGTTCAAGAAGATCGTCTACGAGATGCGCTTTGATGAGGTCTCCGCCCGCTTCGGGGAGTTCGGGCCCTTCTACGTGGGCAAATACCTCACCGCGGAGGCCCTGGCCCGCTTCCTGGAGGTGGTATGAGGCTTTGGGCCTTTGGCCTCTTCCGGGTCTTGCCGGAATTCCGCCGCCTCGAGGCCGAGCTCCAGGAGCACCTTAAAGAGGAGTTCGCCCAGTTCCTGGCTCGCTGGCAGGAAAAGGAGGGCTTCCTCCAGGTCTACAGCCTGGTGGGGCTTTCCTCCGAGGCTGACTTCCTCCTCTGGCAGGGGGCCTCGCACCCCAAGGCCCTCCAGGCCCTGAGGAGGGAGATGCACCGCACCCGCCTCATGGGGTTTCTGGAGTCTGTGGCCCTTTACCTGGACCGGGGGGAGGGGGAGCCAGGGGAGGAGTCTCTGGCCCTTTTCCCCTTTGGCCTGGAGGTAGGCTCGCCCGAGGGAGCGAGGGTCTTCCAAGGGGAGGGGCTTTTGGCCCTCGAGGGGCCCTGGGAGGTGCTCTTTCCCCTGGCCCTGCGGGAAGGGGGGTACCTCGCCGCCCGGCGCACCCCCAGGGAGCTTCTGGACGAGCTTTAAAGGGAGGCCCAGAGGGCCAGACCCCCGAAGAGGAGAAGGCCCAGAAGCAGGGTGAGGAGGGCCGCCCGCCTCGTCTTGCGCAGGAAAAGGCCCAGGAACAGCCCGGTGAGGCTCACCAGGGCCAGGAAGAGGGCGGAAGCGTCCAAGGCCCACCGCCAGGCCCCCGGGGTGTCCCGGCCCTTGTGCAGGTCGTTTAAAGCGGCCACCAGGCCCGCCTCCGTGAGGGTCAGGGTGTAGGCCCCGCTCCTCGGGTCCACCTGGGCGTCGGCCCCGTAGCCGGGGGCGCGGAAGGAAAGCCACACCGCCCCCCCGCCCTCCCCGTGCTCCGCTACCCGGCCCCGCAGGCCCAAAGCCCGCAGGTCCTC
Encoded proteins:
- a CDS encoding chlorite dismutase family protein, with product MRLWAFGLFRVLPEFRRLEAELQEHLKEEFAQFLARWQEKEGFLQVYSLVGLSSEADFLLWQGASHPKALQALRREMHRTRLMGFLESVALYLDRGEGEPGEESLALFPFGLEVGSPEGARVFQGEGLLALEGPWEVLFPLALREGGYLAARRTPRELLDEL
- a CDS encoding mechanosensitive ion channel family protein, translated to MVALHVALALLLAWLLGRYGARALSALGRLTPTERDDRFFRALGFLWWGVVALLALSYLAHALAWPLEPLATWGKALAQWLGSRGLAALAVVGLTFLGYRLIPLLLARLPEPEGELTREVVRRKTLRAVADSVLKVAILTLGGLFLLSNLGFNVTALLAGAGVAGLAISFAAQNLIRDFINGFFILLEDQYGVGDIVQIGSVGGVVERFNLRLTVLRDLEGRVHFIPNSEVRQVTVMTQEWARAVVDVSVAYKEDLERVLPVFQDEVERFFQDPEWQEKFTEPPQVLGVQELADSAVVIRVLFNTKPAQQWAVAREFRRRIKNRLDREGIEIPYPHQKLYFGEPLRLEKGA
- a CDS encoding PepSY-associated TM helix domain-containing protein, which gives rise to MITAGRAKGGVGPLRARLYAWARTLHLYLSMLALLSLLFFALTGLTLNHPEWFGEGRVRKASGTLPGAPYLQGEAVDWLRLAEDLRALGLRGRVAEHGEGGGAVWLSFRAPGYGADAQVDPRSGAYTLTLTEAGLVAALNDLHKGRDTPGAWRWALDASALFLALVSLTGLFLGLFLRKTRRAALLTLLLGLLLFGGLALWASL
- a CDS encoding coiled-coil domain-containing protein, encoding MLDVYGTILEAIHPHLGTRAVAVLEEGLKRLGKRPSELTPADGAHLLKGLVYRELQARMRPEEARRLVEGVLAQIGDQGTRLAKLEQGLKRFGLYVDWPEVARLRALVNRLRQAPDPGLLAEGEELLEALEEKLEEALLRQAKDLAHLEEALERVRHLGGPKVRRLESLVETIRQAQGEGILAQAEVERARSLALELRKFLESSAVKAPTLPEIVFETQETPPETPPQAETPSHPTDVFLTVEEASELEGELLVDLEALSQEASQRILALELEEEKRRLEELLSRYAPLVERATVSPLLAEVQALLDAGTPVGEKLKALEEAFQEAEKNLRAEKRARLIQLQETLRLLSLPEEAKLPLQQALQLAEETLEEGGYPDLVPLEEELRRLEGEAQRKAEEEKRLLQEKEALVAELEEKGEAFRPLLEELRALPLEALPQRLPEVRARYAELLKAQGEEAALRAKLAEAAKALEALKPEALALGLKEKVAEAETLLAQGSLPDLGALQTSLEEARAKARQEALSELSRLQALAERFRGFGGEGILRAIAEEKGKPLPDPTPIARALEALKRRMEAKREELTTRLTAFFQAYARLEGFQSETGRRLRSLLPVLRSAQEKLSRLGPQGLLQVERTLGQVEALLRELEREQEAAKAVLQEIKGEDLEALLGIFDQGRTPTQAKAPEAPSPMDLEADLAPLRLPGVEVLGYLGEALPLPREPLEALVQALDQLDKSLGQTRGPAAILLGEKALVLAPRKGRILVALLEKTSLSAFLMELTS
- the hemQ gene encoding hydrogen peroxide-dependent heme synthase, translated to MGGYIPEPTFTLEGWHILHDFRRLDYPAWFAASPQERQAAWGELSEILGEWEKVEAEGKGSFGVYQVITPKADLLFLNLRENLDALLEVEARLNKSRFARYLTPAYGFYSVVELGSQTGPLDPEAPYIKPRLTPQVPKGGYVCFYPMNKRRQGQDNWYLLPARERAELMKAHGETGRKYQGKVLQVISGAQGLDDWEWGVDLFSEDPIQFKKIVYEMRFDEVSARFGEFGPFYVGKYLTAEALARFLEVV